The Glycine max cultivar Williams 82 chromosome 3, Glycine_max_v4.0, whole genome shotgun sequence sequence attctttaaaaataagtatcTCATTGTatcattttctctcttaattAGTAACAAGTATATTTATATCTTTAGCTggcattttaatattgttaatgatcttaattttaaaatattttttttactacgtATACTAAACATtttaaaggggaaaaaaatccaaacactTATGTTTTATACCGACACTATAATTGTTCCcaaattttaattgagaaaataCCACAGTATACCTATTTTTCTTGTCCTGAAATCCAAAGCTAATTATTTTTTGCACAGCCATTATAACTGTTCCCAAATTTTAGTTAAGATAATACCACAGTAACTAATTTCACCTATATTCCTTTGCCTCCCaacattagtattttttttttttgcaataataTAACAATATTGTTGTATATATGAGAATAGGTGAGAAATTTAATAAGAGtagaaacttatatttttttaattaaaatttttaaaattatatttataatcagTAAAACAAATACACCATTTGGTatactcaattattttaaaagtctttAACTCTTTTATAAATGCATGTATAACTTATAAAATGACATTAACAATTTTATGTAGAAACTTTTGCTTTAGGGGAAAGaggattttcaaaaataaaagtaaaaattgaaatccaaaataagattaatagtagtagtatttaaataaataaaccttATTATCGgaaagaaattatttaaaatattataatatataatttaataagtaacTTTACATcccaaaaagttaaaaaaaaaattaaaaaaggtcACATCTTAAATATCGCTTTAAGTTCAGACAAATGTTATAAGCTGGACAATAAACTTCGAaagttcaaaatgaaaattctacgTGGAGTTTTAAAGTTAATAATCATTTCATCTCCTAAAATCCCAATACCAAAAAAATCttctaaattcaaaatttaatgagtTTCATAGCTAAACTTAATTatgaagaagtttatccaaacagtaACCAGATTCAAGCTATGtaaaaaaaggatttttcttttcttaatcatGTGTCATTATGgtcattaatataattaacaaattcTTTCCAGAATTAAGATCCTATAAAAATTCAGAATTCAAAAATACAAAAGTTTAGTTTGTATGACATTTCAATATGGTAATAGGGCTTGAGATTTCTGCTTTAATTTATCTAACAGGTAATGACGTTTTACtagcaaaattaaataaaaaggaagCCCGAAACCTTCATAATCTTGATGTACTTAACCACATATTGTGAACCATGGTTATGTAACATTTCTTCCAACGTTGACACTCAGGCAAAaatgtaagaattttttttgttaaattttcgTTCACTACTGTaaccacatttttttataattgtgcAGTTACGTATTGCTAGCTcctcatattaattatattgttgCCCAACACAACCTTAAATTTGCAGAATGTCACTTTCCAGAtttgtatataattaatttaacatacatAAGATAAATAAGAATGTGAAATACATACACACAAGTTTCAGCTTTGGCTGCTTACCCTTCAAGTTAGCCTAATTGTATTGGTGGGTAGATTAAGTGATGGCTAAATTATTCACGGttacataatatttatataacctgcatattaatattatgtaaCCTGaattggaaggaatgtattttTTGGGTGGATGTACTCATCTTGTACATAGGTTGGGGCACCCTTTGTGCCTCACATAtcaatacaaatatattttgcagagtaaataaaaaatcctcTTGCCCTAATTATCAGCACATGATTATTGTTCCATTAACCACCGTCTCTTTAATTTGTAACATACTATCACATATAATTTGCTACTCAGAACTAAACACAATCTACCTTGTTCACATTTCACTATGGAATCAAGGTTTATCATCAACCAGTACAAACCTCAGATTTAGCTCATACACCTTTTCATATATCTTACAACAAACTTTTTATAATACCAAAGCACTTAAGCCAAACTAATTAACAACTTAACTAGGACAGACCTTAGATTAGAGATTTTTCATACAGACAGGTCACATTTTCAGCATTGCAAACCATTACAAACCCAAACCACACATCATCTAGACACTTCCAGTACTCAAACTAAATAACTAGTCAAAACCCTGATTTCCAAGATCATACATGAAGTCAAGGCTTTCCAGGAGATTTTGGATAATGGGCTGGATTTGGTCTTGTTCCAGGGTAGTCCACAACATCCATCAACATTCTGGTCTCTAAAGTCCCTTCTTTCATTTCATCTTCGCTATTCCTTAACCACATAACAAGATCCTCCTACAGGTTAAAAGATATCATTGGCCATTGCagtatatatataacaacaataacaatcataattattattattatcagagTCATTAGTTACTAATGAGAATAGTAATCGATACCCCATAGATACgacaaaatgaaaatgatcctataataatttatctgtaagaatcaaacacaaatactaaagatttataataattcatgcaTCTTGTTCAATcaactcaattaaattttttttatatcgttCTATGATTTAGGTTATAATTTGTTGAATTGGATTATTTTAGGGAAATTGGATTTTGTCATGTTGTTAGGGCACAAGATATGGCCATCTCCCCTTCGAGGTTAATTATCTTATAatcttgttttttaatttatggagTTTCCGGGACATATATGTGGCATAAATATTTGTCCTTGAGAGGAAAAAGGAACCTGCAAGGagacaaagagagagagaggacctTAGCCAGATGATCTTGCACTAAAGGATCAATTTTCCCGATCATGGAGCTTCCTATATAATTCACAATTTAACATGATGAGTCAGACTTAATAACCCTGAATTAATACATTaacaaatcttaaaaataaaataaaataatacatttaatGTTAAAGGTTGTGCATCAAACCCATGAAACTTACTGGTTGCAGGAACAGCAGCAACAAATACAACGAAGAAAAGAGCCAGAAGAATAACAAGAAGCCTAAAGAGGGCTTTGTTCTCCATGATATCAGTGTAGATATCTACAGAAAGAGGGGAATATGATGAgtaattgagagaaattaaagagaaaaagactagAAGAGCAAAGCTTTGTGAGATGACCTAGGGAAAGGGCCAAGAGGGTCCTTATATGGAGGAGAAGGGCTAGCACTCCTTCATTAAAATATCACCAAAGAATATAAAACAAACACTGCCATTTGCATTATAACAAAGTAATGTGTACGGAATCGTTAAATCCTTGGGTTTTCTCCAACTTTTGAGTCATGTAATTTGTAATGTTTTTATCAAGATAAACTAAACAAGTATTTACCAGCTCCTTCCAGTCAgtgttcattttttcttctttttttaaaaaaaaaataataatcgaGAACTTCATTTTCTCTTGCTAATTATGCATAGTTAAATTGGTGTCATTAAGAAAGTTGTTGAATATTAAAGGGATGCTCCAATTAATGTATCATGTATGCAGGGAGAAGCATAAGCATAAGCATAACATTCACGTAAAAAAGTAAGACTATacgttttatgttttttttaatcagcataTACGTTCTGATGTATAACAGTCCATTTAAGTAGGTAAACAACAAATGGTTTTTACTATGATATAACGCGATCTTGTTCGTTGACAAAACTACTAGAGAATATAGGTTCTTTTGCTTTGAATAATTATCAGCCTAAAGATCATGTCATATTAGACTTATCAAAAGTCATATTCAATGGTACTGAGATGAATTGAGTTGGAGCTAACAAAAGTCAGATGCGTATGATATATTCAAATGCTTTTCACCACGCATATTTTTGAAATGACAGGCTTCGTCATTAGTGTTCTGGGTTAACAAAGGGATTGTATTTAGATGAGTGTGAACAAGTTATTTAATGAGAGAatctgtatttaatttttataatatttaaaattattttaaaataataataattatgaatcacgaatgaaattaatttctggtttaataaattaaaaaatatccattatttcttactcataataaaaaaaatagtgttttgGGGTATTTACTACTCACAATAGTTATTGGGAGTCAGAGAATTAGATCTATGTACCATTTGAGCAGCAgaatatcaatataatatttcacATATTgtagttttaagaaaaaaactgaAGGTCAAACATATGAACcccattaaataattaattatcacaaaaatgaAGAATCATATATACTACTGTTCCATATCC is a genomic window containing:
- the LOC100778465 gene encoding uncharacterized protein, with translation MENKALFRLLVILLALFFVVFVAAVPATRSSMIGKIDPLVQDHLAKEDLVMWLRNSEDEMKEGTLETRMLMDVVDYPGTRPNPAHYPKSPGKP